The genomic interval GACCGGTCATTCTTTCCTTTCGTTTTTTGAGGAGGGCATTTCGCCCAAAAAGATACTTTGGCAATGTATGCCAAAGGTGAAACCATTTTCAATATGTCACTCTCCCGAAGAGCATCGGGACGATGTGAGCGATAGCGAAGGGTCTCTTCGCCTTGAGGAAGATTCTTCGCCGCAAAGGGCAAGAGCGCGGCTCAGAATGACATAGCAGAGAATCAAAAACAGCCAAAACAACAGCTCTTAACCACTGTGTTGACTGCATAGACCTTAAGCAGTCCCGCCGCCTCACCAAGCATCAGTTGGAGGGCGGCGGAAGCCAGATTTTATTCGTGGCGTAATTTAGATGAAGGGCACAAGCATTTGCTCATTCACACTCGTGCGAGTCGTTAGAATATCAACGCTCCTTTATAGAATAATGATCGCAATTGTAATGGGGTTTGACGTGCTGTCAATATTTTTGAGGGAGGAATTTTGCTGGATTCAAAACCGCTTCGCGCCGACGGGATGCCTGATTCGCCCGCGGCTACTTCGTCTCGCCTTCGGTATCTCCGCTCCTCGAAGTGATTCGTTCCGCCAGGATAATAGGAATCAACGTGATGAGGAATGTCAACATGGCGACCACGTTCGTCACCGGTCGGTTGCGCGGACGCGCCAACTGCGTGAATATCCAGATGGGAAGGGTTTCCTGCTGACCCGCAGTAAATGTGGTCACGATGATCTCATCGAACGAAAGCGCGAAGGACAGCATCCCGCCTGCGAGTAACGCCGTTGCGATATTCGGCAACACAACGTATCGAAAAGTCTGCCATGAATCCGCGCCGAGGTCCATCGAAGCTTCGATCATCGAATTCCCCGTGCGGCGGAAACGCGCGATCACATTGTTGTACACGGTCACGATACAAAACGTGGCATGACCGATCACGATCGTCCAAAATGAAAACGGCAAGCCCACCGCCCCAATGGATGTGCGCAACGCAATGCCTGTCGCAATACCGGGCAATGCAATCGGAAGCACTAGCAAAAGCGAGACAGCATTCTTGCCAAAGAACTCCGTCCGATAGACTGCCGCCGCCGCAAGCGTGCCTAACACAATCGCGATGGCGGTTGAGATCAATGCAACGCCCACCGAGAGAAGCATCGCTTCCCACATATCGTTTCGTTGGAATGCGACCTCCAGCCAGCGCGTGGTCAGACCCGGCGGCGGGAACGAATAGGTCGACTCATCGGTGGTGAACGCGTACAGGAAGATGATCCACACCGGGAAATGAAGGAACAACAATGCCGCCCACGCCGAAATGGACAACAAAAATGGCGCGCGCTTTCGGTTGGATGATGAGTTAGAGCGCATCGAAGGCTCCTAATCTCCGCGCGATCAAAAGATACACGATCATGATCGCGATCGGTCCCATCATAAAAGCGGCGGCGAGCGGAATATTCCCCGCCGTGCCTTGATGCGAATAGACCGCCATGCCGATGACCACCTTTGAATTCCCAAGCACTTGTGGAACAATATAATCGCCGAGCGTCAGCGAAAATGTGAAGATCGAGCCAGCCACCACGCCGGGGAACGCCAGCGGCAGAATCACATTGCGGAACGTTTGCAGCGGTTTCGCTCCCAAGTCGCTGGAGGCGTCTTCGAGCGACCGAGGCACGCGTTCGAGCGCGGTTTGAATCGGCAGGATCATATATGGAAGCCAAATATACACAAACGTGATGAACATGCCGAGCATGGATAACCCAAGCGAGGGTCCGCCGATGGATTCGGAACTGAGCGCCCAGTCGAGGAGTCCCTGCAACCCCATGTGGCTGACGAACCAACTGATGATGCCCTCTTTGGCGAGGATCAACCTCCACGCATAGACGCGGACGAGATAACTTGACCAGAGCGGGACCAGCACAGCAAGGTACATGAAAGATTTCATGCGCGGCGAGGCGAACTTCGCCATGTAATAACTCAGCGGAAAAGCGATCAACGCGTCAGCCAACGTCACCGATAACGCCATCAGCAAAGTGCGGTTGATGATCAGCAGATTAGAGCGCCTGAACAACGTGGCATAGGTTGACAGCGTGAACGAATGGATCACCTTCCCGCTGAAATCGTCCAAATAAAAGAAACTATTCAAGAGCAGACCGAACAACGACCCCAAATACACCACCACCATGTATAACATCGGCGGACCAAGCAACAATGCAAGGATGAGTTTCGGTCGGTAATACAGATAAGTGGAAAATCGGCGCATCATGTCAATTGCCCAGCGGGCGGACGTGTTCACGCTTCCAAACCAGCCGCGCCGACGCGCCCTTCACTTTGAGCGCGTCCATCGAAGTGGTCTTGAGATTTTGCGCCACCACCACCAAGTCTCCGCCGTCGCTCAACTCAACGAGATAGCGCGTGTATAAACCCAGATACACCACATCGCGCACAACGCCGTCGGCTGAATACGTGTCAGGCTCGGGAGTTTCGCTTGTTGACAGCAGATGAATCTTCTCCGGGCGGATGGAAAACTTTTGCGTTGACCCGGTGATGCGTTTTGCAAGTTCACCCTCCACGATGTTTGACACGCCGACAAATCCCGCCACGAACGGCGAGGCGGGATGTTCATAAATTTCCGAGGGCGTCCCGATCTGTTCGACCTTCCCTAAGTTGAACACCGCGATGCGGTCGCTCATGGTCAACGCTTCTTCTTGATCGTGAGTGACGAAGACGAATGTGATCCCCACGCGCTGTTGAATCGATTTCAACTCCACTTGCATTTGTTGCCGTAATTTGAGGTCGAGCGCGCCGAGCGGCTCATCGAGCAGAAGAACCTTGGGGCGGTTGATCAAGGCTCGCGCGAGAGCGACGCGTTGCCGCTGTCCCCCAGAAAGTTGCGAGGGTTTGCGTCGCCCAAAGCCGGCGAGTTGCACCAAATCCAGCATATCATTCACTTGCTTGATGCGCTCGGCTTTCGGAACTTTCTTGATCATCAGCCCATACGCGATATTGTCCTCGATGGTCATGTGAGGGAACAAGGCGTAATCTTGAAAGACCGTGTTCACGGGGCGGTCATACGGCGGCAGGACAGAAACATCCTCGCCATAGACTTGGATCGCCCCAGAATCGGGACGCTCGAAGCCCGCGATCAGCCGCAGGCACGTGGTCTTGCCGGAGCCGGAGGGACCGAGCATCGAAAAGAATTCCCCATCTCGAATCTCCATCGAAACGTTGTCCACTGCGTGAACTTCGTTAAAGTAACGCGACACATTGGAAAAAATAATTGCGGAGGGTTTATCCATGAAATTTCGTTGCTCTAAAAATTTCAACCGCGTTGAGTCTTGCGACTCAACGCGGTTGTGTTTATCTGGAACAGTTATTGTCCCTTGATCTCATTGTATGCTTCGACCCACTTGCTGTACGGAACGCATTTCCCGTCCCCGCAGGTTGGCGTCTTCCAGAATTGGATCTTATCGAAGTTGTCGAAACCGTTCGTTGCGCAGCCGGTATCGGTCAGCAATTCGCTTGCCGAGCAAGCGGCAGGGACTGCCGGCACCGACCCGAACCACGCCGCCACGTCGCCTTGCACTTTGGGGTCGAGCGAATGTTCCATCCACATATACGCGCAATTCGGATGCGGAGCGTTGACGTGCATCATAGTCGTATCCGCCCAGCCCGTCGCGCCTTCGGAGGGGACCACCGAGGCAATCGGTTTGCCGTCGAATTGAAGCAGATTCACCTGATAGGGCCATGAGGAGGAAGCCACCGTGCCTTCGTTGGTGAAGTCTTCCATTTGAACCACAACGTCGTGCCAGTAGCGGCTCACCAAAGCGCGCTGCGTTTTCAGCAACGCGACCGCGGCATCGAACTGTTCTTGTGTGAGTTCATACGGATCGCCAATGCCTAATTCGGGATTATGCGCCTTGAGGTACAACGCGGCATCCGCGATATAGATCGCGCCATCGTAGGCTTGCACGCGGCCTTTGTTGCTCTGTCCATCCGGCAGGTCCATTTCCTCGAACACCACATCCCACGAAGTGGGCGCTTCGGGGAAGACCTCGGTGTTATACATCAACACGTTCGCGCCCCATTGATACGGCGTGCCGTAGTGGACTCCGTCCACCGTATGCCACGCGGCATTTTGCAAACGTTCATCCACCGTGCTGTACGAGGGAATCAATTCAATGTTGATCGGCTGGACAGTGCCGCCCGCGATGAGACGATTCGACGCGTCGCCCGACGCGGTCACCAGATCCACGCCGCCTTGATTCATCAACGAGACCATCTCATCGGATGTCGCCGCGACTTTCACGTTCACCACGCAACCGGTCGCTTTGGTGAATTCGGTCACCCAATCGTATGCCGCGTCGGTTGAACCATTCTCGATGTATCCCGCCCAGGCAATGATATCCACTTGACCCTCGCCCTCGCCAAGTTTCGTGATCATATTGCCTCCGCCGCCTCCTCCGCAAGCGGAAAGTACCACGCTGACGAGCGCGAGCACGCTGATCAACAAAAACGATTTTGATTTCATTCTCTCTCCTTAAGTTTGGTTGGGTTTGAAAAGAAACGAACCATCCTCGAAATTCACCCCGAAAAGCCACCTCCTTTCGTGAGATAGCAATACAACACCCGCTTCGCTTTTTGGATATGCCATATCCAATTATATGGAGGCTTTCAGCGATACGTCAATGCAAATTTTCCGAATTCGGATGAACAACCCGCTTCGCCCCGACGGGCAAACTGGTTCGCCCGCGTCAGCCTTAGCTACCCACCTTACGCAGTTAACCCGTAGATCGAGACTACGAAGCGTCTCACTTTTCAGGCTGTTCTTGCACAAGAGCGACATGTTGCAGGTTAACAATAAAACCGAGCAATACGGCACTTTCCCACAGACCCCGAAGGGGTCAAATGATTATAGTATTGAAGGATGCATCTCATTCAACCCCGAAGGGGTGCCAGAAGAGGAAAATTTATGTCATCTGTCGCCACGGCGCCACGCGACGCCTTCGGGATTTGGAGACCCATTTGCCGTTTTTAGAATCCTACCATCCCTTCGGGATTGGCTTTATGGCAAGAATCCATATCTTGTTTATTGTTAGATGTATTGGTTAATAGGCAAAATATCGCATTACCAGACAAATCAACTTCAACTGCTCAGCATCAGTTAACTAGACAGTGCCAGCGTCACCATCGCGCGGAAACCGCGATAGACCGTGACCATATCCTGCCCGGTCAACGAGACGCGAGTCTCTTCGCGTTGTGTGGCAGGCATAAGCGCGGCGCGATCCGCCATGTCGGAGGTGAAAAATTCCACTGTGGCGCGAATCGGAGAATCCAACACGAACGGGTCAGGCGAGTCGCCCTCCGCCAGCCGCGTCACCGCCCGCGCGGCAGACATAAAGATGAGATCGTGAGTCGCTTGCGCGGGCAAACATTCCGCCGCATATCGCCCCGTCGCCTGTTTGACAACAGCGCGTTCCACATCGCCGAGCAAGTTTTCCACTTCGGCGCAGGCAGTCTGGTCGCCAGAAACCATGATGACCGGCACGCCAAAGTGACCGGCGAGCGCGGCATTCAAACCATATTCGCCGGTGAGGATTTCATTGAGCCAAAGATTCGCAACGGTCTTCGATGACCACGTGTGATCAAGCACCGCGTTTTGCAAACCGTTGCGCCCGTGATAGCCGACGAAGAAAACACCGTCCACACTTTCATCAATGCCCTGCATCATCGAAAGCGGACTCGGCGAACCGGTGTTCAATTTCGCGCGCGGGTCGAGTTCCTCGATGAGGATATTCGAGCCATTCCAATGCCCATCGGCAACGATGACTTCATCCGCGCCGGCATCGAACGCGCCGCGGATGGCGGCATTCACATCTTGTGTCATGAGTCTGCGAAAACGCGCATACTCTGCATGTCCCGGCGTGACCTGATCCCACGTGGTGACGCCGGTGATCCCTTCCATGTCTGTTGCGATAAGAATTTTCATAACTCTCCTCGGAATGTCACCCTGAGCGTAGCGAAGGGTCTTCCTCGCGGGCTGGGAGATTCTTCGCTCCACTCACATCGTCCCAATGTTCTTTCGGGGGGATGACGCGCGCAATCAGTTTCCCGATAATCGGATACCAATAATCATCGCCTTTCAACACGCGATAGCCAGCCCACTGCCCTGCAATGTGAAATAGCGGAACGAGAAGCGCGATCAACAGCGCGACAATCATCGAACCGAACATGACCACCAAGCCCATGAGTCCCGCAGATGAATTCGCGACTGACTCTGGGTCGAAGCCAGTGAGCGCGATGAAGGCGACCATGCCAACCATGTAAAACATACCGGCAATAATTCCAAGAATAAGCACAGACGCATGAAGCGCAATCGCCTGCGCGGATTGGAACTTCAGCCACGCGCTTCGTTTGCCTTGCAGAATCCACGCGGTGATTGGGGCGAGCAATCCCCAAAACGCGAGGATCACGCTGAAATGTCCCGCCGCGGCGACCCAGCGGTCTTCGTGATCTTCGTTCAGCCCGTTCTCGCTTTCGGCATTGTATTCAAGATACTTCGCCAGCCGCTTGCCCATGATCGGGTATCGAAAATCTTTTCCCATGCCGCACGCAACAGCGGCGATGATCGGCAGGAGAAGATAAACTCCGAGAGAGCCAATGACAAAAACGAAAAAGAAGATATTGAAGCCGACGAGTGACGCCGCAAACGCATCTCCGTCTTTCGGGCTGACCATCGCAACGATCATCATTAAAACAATGATGACGGTAATGAACAGCAAATAGCCTAGAAGCCAGATCGTATACCCAAGCGTCTGATACCCCAATGCCTGCAAACACTGAT from Candidatus Defluviilinea gracilis carries:
- a CDS encoding ABC transporter permease — translated: MRSNSSSNRKRAPFLLSISAWAALLFLHFPVWIIFLYAFTTDESTYSFPPPGLTTRWLEVAFQRNDMWEAMLLSVGVALISTAIAIVLGTLAAAAVYRTEFFGKNAVSLLLVLPIALPGIATGIALRTSIGAVGLPFSFWTIVIGHATFCIVTVYNNVIARFRRTGNSMIEASMDLGADSWQTFRYVVLPNIATALLAGGMLSFALSFDEIIVTTFTAGQQETLPIWIFTQLARPRNRPVTNVVAMLTFLITLIPIILAERITSRSGDTEGETK
- a CDS encoding ABC transporter permease, whose amino-acid sequence is MMRRFSTYLYYRPKLILALLLGPPMLYMVVVYLGSLFGLLLNSFFYLDDFSGKVIHSFTLSTYATLFRRSNLLIINRTLLMALSVTLADALIAFPLSYYMAKFASPRMKSFMYLAVLVPLWSSYLVRVYAWRLILAKEGIISWFVSHMGLQGLLDWALSSESIGGPSLGLSMLGMFITFVYIWLPYMILPIQTALERVPRSLEDASSDLGAKPLQTFRNVILPLAFPGVVAGSIFTFSLTLGDYIVPQVLGNSKVVIGMAVYSHQGTAGNIPLAAAFMMGPIAIMIVYLLIARRLGAFDAL
- a CDS encoding ABC transporter ATP-binding protein, translating into MDKPSAIIFSNVSRYFNEVHAVDNVSMEIRDGEFFSMLGPSGSGKTTCLRLIAGFERPDSGAIQVYGEDVSVLPPYDRPVNTVFQDYALFPHMTIEDNIAYGLMIKKVPKAERIKQVNDMLDLVQLAGFGRRKPSQLSGGQRQRVALARALINRPKVLLLDEPLGALDLKLRQQMQVELKSIQQRVGITFVFVTHDQEEALTMSDRIAVFNLGKVEQIGTPSEIYEHPASPFVAGFVGVSNIVEGELAKRITGSTQKFSIRPEKIHLLSTSETPEPDTYSADGVVRDVVYLGLYTRYLVELSDGGDLVVVAQNLKTTSMDALKVKGASARLVWKREHVRPLGN
- a CDS encoding ABC transporter substrate-binding protein; its protein translation is MKSKSFLLISVLALVSVVLSACGGGGGGNMITKLGEGEGQVDIIAWAGYIENGSTDAAYDWVTEFTKATGCVVNVKVAATSDEMVSLMNQGGVDLVTASGDASNRLIAGGTVQPINIELIPSYSTVDERLQNAAWHTVDGVHYGTPYQWGANVLMYNTEVFPEAPTSWDVVFEEMDLPDGQSNKGRVQAYDGAIYIADAALYLKAHNPELGIGDPYELTQEQFDAAVALLKTQRALVSRYWHDVVVQMEDFTNEGTVASSSWPYQVNLLQFDGKPIASVVPSEGATGWADTTMMHVNAPHPNCAYMWMEHSLDPKVQGDVAAWFGSVPAVPAACSASELLTDTGCATNGFDNFDKIQFWKTPTCGDGKCVPYSKWVEAYNEIKGQ
- a CDS encoding M55 family metallopeptidase, translating into MKILIATDMEGITGVTTWDQVTPGHAEYARFRRLMTQDVNAAIRGAFDAGADEVIVADGHWNGSNILIEELDPRAKLNTGSPSPLSMMQGIDESVDGVFFVGYHGRNGLQNAVLDHTWSSKTVANLWLNEILTGEYGLNAALAGHFGVPVIMVSGDQTACAEVENLLGDVERAVVKQATGRYAAECLPAQATHDLIFMSAARAVTRLAEGDSPDPFVLDSPIRATVEFFTSDMADRAALMPATQREETRVSLTGQDMVTVYRGFRAMVTLALSS
- a CDS encoding DUF4870 domain-containing protein, which codes for MKPISSTEERVWAVLAHLSALVMGMGLILPIIGWAEQRRKSKFIAYQCLQALGYQTLGYTIWLLGYLLFITVIIVLMMIVAMVSPKDGDAFAASLVGFNIFFFVFVIGSLGVYLLLPIIAAVACGMGKDFRYPIMGKRLAKYLEYNAESENGLNEDHEDRWVAAAGHFSVILAFWGLLAPITAWILQGKRSAWLKFQSAQAIALHASVLILGIIAGMFYMVGMVAFIALTGFDPESVANSSAGLMGLVVMFGSMIVALLIALLVPLFHIAGQWAGYRVLKGDDYWYPIIGKLIARVIPPKEHWDDVSGAKNLPAREEDPSLRSG